Below is a window of Congzhengia minquanensis DNA.
TTCATCCGCCAGAGGGGCAACCTCCCGCTTAATCACTTCGCGCACACTGTTCTCATTGCCGGAAGGCCCTGCGGCCTGGGCCAGCATTTTTAAAAGTTTCATTTACAAAAGCCCTCCTTTAAAAAAGTATGAATTAAGGTCTTAAGCGCCTCATAGTCTGATTTGTTCACTACCGACGAGGGCGAGTGAATATACCGGGCAGGAACGGAAATTGCCGCGGTTTTCACACCGCCTGCGGCTGTGTGAATTGCCCCGGCGTCGTTCCCGCCGGAGGCCGTTTGCTTAAACTGCACGGGAATTTCATGTTGTTTCGCCGTGGCATACAGCGCGTTTGTCAGCTCTTTGTCGTAGTAGGTGCCGCGGTCTAAAATGGAAAGGGCCGCGCCGCCGCCGGAAATGGTGGAATAGTCTTTTTCGTCTGTTCCATAAACGTCCGAACAAGTCGTGCCCTCCAAAACAATGGCAGCATCAGGACGAATGCGTTCCGCCGCAACCCTTGCGCCCCGAAGACCTACCTCCTCCTGCACGGTGAACACCAGATAAAGATCGAACGCGAACCGCTCCTCTGCCAATGACATGAGGCAGGCACATCCAAGCCGGTCGTCAAGCGCCTTGGCTTTGATAAAGCCGCTGCCAAACTCCACAAACTCCGAGTCGAACACACAGTAATCGCCCACCGACACGTGCTTTTCCGCTTCTGCTTTGTCCTTTGCACCAATGTCAATGTAGAGGTCGGTCACCTTCGG
It encodes the following:
- a CDS encoding M42 family metallopeptidase gives rise to the protein MYLKELTGLPGVSGDEGQVRAFIADKMQNLCDELVTDSIGNLICLKKGTDENPKRLMVCAHMDEVGLICSRITDDGFIKFKCVGGIDTRVLVSKKVRIGRRLISGVIGAKAIHLQEKEEREQVPKVTDLYIDIGAKDKAEAEKHVSVGDYCVFDSEFVEFGSGFIKAKALDDRLGCACLMSLAEERFAFDLYLVFTVQEEVGLRGARVAAERIRPDAAIVLEGTTCSDVYGTDEKDYSTISGGGAALSILDRGTYYDKELTNALYATAKQHEIPVQFKQTASGGNDAGAIHTAAGGVKTAAISVPARYIHSPSSVVNKSDYEALKTLIHTFLKEGFCK